Proteins from a single region of Chloroflexota bacterium:
- a CDS encoding MarR family transcriptional regulator produces the protein MTVREIDERAETDSVNGATDALRQTARQLLVLGRRMGRIAMRFAAAHADELELTMPQHQALRALRHRSCRMSDLGGRLMVSKQWASQSVDSLVRAGLATRAEDPDDRRHAVVSATPQGLEALEAHEQALATFLAGALDGMPAEALERLDEALTELNAHMARRRDEGYFRSLREAGKRESGDKA, from the coding sequence ATGACGGTCCGTGAAATTGACGAACGAGCCGAGACCGACAGCGTCAACGGGGCGACTGACGCCCTCAGGCAGACCGCGCGGCAGCTCCTGGTGCTCGGCCGGCGCATGGGGCGGATTGCGATGCGGTTTGCCGCCGCCCATGCGGATGAGCTGGAGCTCACCATGCCGCAGCATCAGGCGCTGCGCGCCTTGCGCCACCGCAGTTGCCGCATGAGCGATCTTGGCGGCCGACTGATGGTGAGCAAGCAATGGGCCTCGCAGAGCGTCGATTCGTTGGTTCGCGCGGGCCTGGCGACGCGGGCGGAGGACCCGGATGACCGCCGCCACGCCGTGGTGAGCGCCACGCCGCAGGGGCTCGAGGCGCTCGAGGCCCACGAACAGGCCCTCGCCACGTTCCTGGCGGGGGCGCTGGACGGGATGCCCGCCGAGGCGCTCGAGCGCCTCGATGAGGCGTTGACCGAGTTGAACGCGCACATGGCCCGGCGCCGTGACGAAGGCTATTTCCGCTCGCTGCGAGAAGCGGGCAAGCGTGAATCCGGAGACAAGGCATGA
- a CDS encoding ABC transporter ATP-binding protein — protein sequence MGPPDGQPPMGGPGGTRPEPRMALGSSQQVLRRLATYALPHWRLAAGTLVVTLLATAAELAIPKVLERVVDSGLKEGLVAVLVVLAAMVVALTAVKGTAQFGRQFASEWLGQRVVFTMRNQLYRHVQSLSFGYHDRARTGELMSRTTSDVERVRRFVSMGAFQLVQIVLLLVGAAVMLFVTDWQLALLSLLTVPVMAVMAVRFAHRMRPLFQAVQEAWADLNATVQENLAGARVVRAFAQEGMQRARFEPVNKEVTDRNVEVMRLFAMRMPLFMAVLGLGQVAVLWYGGWKVIEGEATIGTLLAFNAYLLLLMMPVRMLGMTINGFARAVASGNRIFEILDEHSEVQEAADAVALDEVRGELRFDGVSFEYEGQQVLDDLSFRVRPGEALGIVGGTGSGKSTIINLLPRFYDPSSGRVLVDDVDVRQARLASLRGQIGIVHQEPFVFATSLRENIAYGRPGATDEQVEAAARAAQIHDFIAGLPQGYETSVGERGVTLSGGQKQRIAIARALLLDPRILVLDESTSSVDTWTERAIQEALADAQRGRTTLIISQRIRSVRDAAEIIVLEQGRIVQRGRHEALVEQEGLYRDMWITQEAEAEELRDAQAAPAAPTQGGAG from the coding sequence ATGGGACCGCCCGACGGTCAACCGCCCATGGGCGGACCCGGCGGAACGCGTCCCGAGCCGCGCATGGCGCTGGGGTCGAGCCAGCAGGTCTTGCGACGTCTGGCCACCTACGCGCTGCCGCACTGGCGGCTGGCGGCGGGGACGCTTGTGGTCACCCTGCTGGCGACGGCAGCCGAGCTTGCGATTCCAAAGGTGCTGGAAAGAGTCGTCGACAGCGGGCTCAAGGAAGGGCTGGTCGCGGTGCTGGTCGTGCTGGCGGCGATGGTCGTGGCACTGACGGCCGTGAAGGGCACGGCGCAGTTCGGGCGCCAGTTTGCGTCGGAATGGCTGGGCCAGCGGGTCGTGTTCACGATGCGCAACCAGCTCTATCGACACGTGCAGAGCCTGTCGTTTGGCTATCACGACCGCGCGCGCACGGGCGAGTTGATGTCGCGGACGACGAGTGACGTCGAGCGGGTGCGCCGCTTCGTGTCCATGGGCGCGTTTCAGCTCGTGCAGATCGTGCTGCTGCTTGTGGGCGCCGCCGTGATGCTGTTTGTCACCGACTGGCAACTGGCGCTGCTCTCCTTGCTCACCGTGCCGGTGATGGCGGTGATGGCGGTGAGGTTCGCGCACCGCATGCGCCCGCTGTTCCAGGCGGTGCAGGAGGCCTGGGCGGACCTGAACGCCACGGTGCAGGAGAACCTGGCGGGCGCGCGCGTGGTGCGGGCATTCGCGCAAGAGGGAATGCAGCGGGCGCGCTTCGAGCCGGTGAACAAAGAGGTCACTGATCGCAACGTCGAAGTCATGCGGTTGTTCGCCATGCGCATGCCGCTCTTCATGGCGGTGCTGGGGCTGGGGCAGGTGGCGGTGCTGTGGTACGGCGGCTGGAAGGTGATCGAAGGCGAGGCGACGATCGGCACGCTGCTGGCGTTCAACGCCTATCTGCTCCTGTTGATGATGCCGGTGCGGATGCTGGGCATGACCATCAACGGTTTTGCCCGCGCCGTGGCCTCGGGCAATCGCATCTTCGAGATCCTGGACGAGCACTCCGAGGTGCAGGAAGCCGCGGACGCCGTGGCCTTGGACGAGGTGCGAGGCGAGCTGCGATTCGACGGCGTGTCCTTTGAATACGAAGGTCAGCAGGTGCTGGACGACCTGTCGTTTCGGGTGCGGCCCGGCGAGGCGCTGGGCATCGTCGGCGGCACCGGCTCGGGCAAGAGCACCATCATCAATCTGTTGCCGCGGTTCTACGATCCGTCGTCCGGCCGCGTGCTCGTCGACGACGTGGACGTGCGGCAGGCGCGGCTGGCGTCGCTGCGGGGACAGATCGGCATCGTGCATCAGGAGCCCTTCGTCTTCGCGACCAGCCTTCGAGAAAACATTGCCTATGGACGACCGGGGGCGACCGACGAGCAGGTCGAGGCCGCGGCTCGTGCGGCGCAGATCCACGACTTCATCGCGGGCCTGCCCCAGGGCTATGAGACTTCCGTGGGCGAGCGCGGCGTCACGCTTTCGGGCGGACAAAAGCAGCGGATCGCCATCGCGCGGGCGCTGCTGCTCGACCCGCGCATCCTGGTGCTCGACGAGTCGACCTCGAGCGTCGACACCTGGACGGAGCGAGCCATCCAGGAAGCCCTGGCGGATGCGCAGCGCGGACGCACCACGCTCATCATCAGCCAACGCATTCGCAGCGTGCGCGACGCCGCCGAAATCATCGTGCTGGAGCAGGGACGCATCGTGCAGCGCGGGCGACATGAGGCACTGGTCGAGCAGGAAGGCCTCTACCGCGACATGTGGATCACCCAGGAGGCCGAGGCCGAAGAGCTGCGTGACGCCCAGGCGGCGCCCGCCGCCCCGACGCAAGGAGGAGCGGGCTAA
- a CDS encoding ABC transporter ATP-binding protein, producing MMLGGMGDDTKAYDHRIARRLLAYLLPHRRRLAVVLALVVLAAAAANAGPLLLKIGIDDGICGGVQSCDDPGLGNGGLLAIVGMVYIGTLGLMWALNYFQVLLTAAIGQASLRQLRNDMFAKLQRLSLSYFSRHPLGAVMSRITNDVDVISEFVTLGVTSLVGDVVMLIIIVGMMFGLDWRLALVSLSVMPLMWLASRVFSKWARNAFRQVRSTVGDVYGNLQESIDGVRTAQSFVREDRNAAAFERTNRQNVDASVRAGAIVSAFIPVVDTISALATALVIVVGGSFVINNEMQIGTLVAFIALIARFFTPIQQLTRFYNQLQSTMAAGEKIFELIDEPLDVEDRSEARALPQIQGRVEFDNVTFGYNGTDVLHDISFDVEPGQRVALVGPTGAGKTTTVNLLARFYEAGRGAIRIDGVPLDTVTQDSLRGQMGIVPQDSYLFSGTIRENIAFARPYATDEQVVEAAEAVGAHEFIQRLPEGYATDVRERGARLSVGQRQLICFARALLADPRLLILDEATSSVDAHTEQIIQRGLDRLMAGRTSFVIAHRLATVRGADLILVFQDGQIVERGGHDELLEAGGLYYQLYTTGFPGDETPEQSTATEATVLNRRMWM from the coding sequence ATGATGCTGGGTGGCATGGGCGACGACACCAAGGCCTATGACCACCGGATCGCGCGGCGGCTGCTGGCCTACCTGCTGCCGCACCGGCGACGGCTGGCGGTGGTGCTCGCGCTGGTGGTGCTCGCGGCCGCTGCAGCGAACGCCGGTCCGCTGCTGTTGAAGATCGGCATCGACGATGGCATTTGCGGCGGCGTGCAGTCGTGCGACGACCCCGGCCTGGGCAACGGCGGCCTGCTGGCAATCGTCGGGATGGTTTACATCGGGACGCTGGGCCTCATGTGGGCGCTCAACTATTTCCAAGTGCTGCTCACGGCGGCTATCGGGCAGGCGAGCCTGCGCCAGTTGCGCAACGACATGTTCGCCAAGCTGCAGCGGCTGTCGCTCTCCTATTTCAGCCGGCATCCGCTGGGCGCGGTGATGTCCCGCATCACCAACGACGTGGACGTGATCAGCGAGTTCGTGACGCTCGGCGTGACGTCGCTGGTCGGCGACGTGGTCATGCTGATCATCATCGTCGGGATGATGTTCGGGCTGGATTGGCGGCTGGCGCTGGTATCCCTGTCGGTGATGCCGCTGATGTGGCTGGCGAGCCGGGTGTTCAGCAAATGGGCGCGGAACGCGTTTCGCCAGGTGCGCTCAACCGTCGGCGATGTCTACGGCAACTTGCAGGAGAGCATCGACGGCGTGCGCACGGCGCAGTCGTTTGTGCGCGAGGACCGCAACGCCGCCGCCTTCGAGCGAACCAACCGGCAGAACGTGGACGCCAGCGTGCGCGCGGGTGCGATCGTGTCGGCGTTCATTCCGGTGGTGGACACGATCTCGGCGCTGGCGACGGCGCTGGTAATAGTGGTGGGCGGCAGCTTCGTCATCAACAACGAAATGCAGATCGGCACGCTGGTGGCCTTCATCGCCCTGATCGCGCGCTTCTTCACGCCCATCCAGCAGCTCACGCGGTTCTACAACCAGCTCCAATCCACCATGGCCGCGGGAGAAAAGATCTTCGAGCTGATCGACGAGCCGCTGGACGTCGAGGACCGTTCGGAGGCGCGGGCGCTGCCGCAGATCCAGGGGCGGGTCGAGTTCGATAACGTGACCTTCGGCTACAACGGCACGGACGTGCTGCACGACATCTCGTTCGACGTGGAGCCCGGGCAGCGCGTGGCCCTGGTGGGACCGACCGGCGCCGGCAAGACCACGACGGTGAATCTGCTCGCCCGCTTCTACGAGGCGGGCCGCGGCGCGATCCGTATCGACGGGGTGCCGTTGGACACGGTGACCCAGGACTCGCTGCGTGGCCAAATGGGCATCGTGCCGCAGGACAGCTATCTGTTCTCGGGCACGATTCGCGAGAACATCGCCTTCGCGCGGCCCTACGCCACCGACGAACAGGTCGTGGAAGCGGCGGAGGCCGTTGGGGCGCACGAGTTCATTCAACGGCTGCCGGAGGGCTACGCCACCGACGTGCGCGAACGCGGCGCGCGACTCTCGGTGGGGCAGCGGCAGCTCATCTGCTTCGCCCGGGCGCTGCTGGCGGACCCGCGCCTGCTGATCCTGGACGAGGCCACCTCGAGCGTGGACGCCCACACCGAGCAGATCATCCAGCGCGGGCTCGACCGGCTGATGGCGGGGCGCACGTCGTTCGTCATCGCGCACCGGCTGGCCACGGTGCGGGGCGCGGACCTGATCCTGGTGTTCCAGGACGGCCAGATCGTGGAGCGCGGCGGCCACGACGAGCTGCTGGAAGCCGGCGGGCTCTACTACCAGCTCTACACCACCGGCTTCCCCGGCGACGAGACGCCGGAGCAATCCACGGCCACGGAGGCCACGGTCCTCAACCGCCGGATGTGGATGTAG
- a CDS encoding GNAT family N-acetyltransferase gives MQLRAATVADAAAMAEAHVRAWQTAFRGIVPDERLDALRVERSADRFRGYLAPTESDDQRFILAVSGDTALGFVGFGTTRDEDVDPARVAEVRGLYVHPAHWRRGVGRRLLQAAIDELTADGYDTATLWTLAESEASRAFYEAQGWRTDGVVTPWEDWDGVPLVRYRIGLPQADSRRARDP, from the coding sequence GTGCAACTGCGCGCGGCCACGGTGGCGGATGCCGCGGCAATGGCCGAAGCCCACGTGCGCGCGTGGCAGACCGCGTTTCGCGGGATCGTCCCGGACGAACGGCTGGACGCGCTGCGGGTCGAGCGGAGCGCCGACCGCTTTCGCGGGTATCTGGCGCCAACGGAGTCCGACGACCAGCGATTCATCCTCGCGGTGTCGGGTGACACGGCGCTCGGTTTCGTGGGCTTCGGCACCACGCGCGACGAGGACGTGGATCCCGCCCGCGTGGCCGAAGTTCGCGGGCTCTACGTGCACCCCGCACACTGGCGGCGAGGCGTGGGCCGGCGGTTGCTGCAGGCCGCCATCGACGAACTGACCGCCGACGGCTACGACACCGCGACGCTCTGGACCCTGGCGGAGAGTGAGGCGTCGCGGGCCTTCTACGAGGCGCAGGGATGGCGGACCGACGGGGTCGTCACGCCCTGGGAAGACTGGGACGGCGTGCCGCTCGTGCGCTACCGGATCGGGCTCCCTCAGGCTGACTCGAGGAGGGCAAGAGACCCGTAG
- a CDS encoding VOC family protein, which produces MGVTKVVHVGFTVADLDRSVAFYSALLGEGPHFRRRYDEPYISDIIGYADCSLEIALFRLPGTEVELELLRYYEPPPGRVDLETYNAGNAHLCLTVDDWDAAVARLKELGASFHREAPVWQTAGEFEGTGTLYLRDPDGITVELDIRAPVAVE; this is translated from the coding sequence ATGGGTGTGACCAAGGTCGTTCACGTGGGATTCACCGTGGCGGACCTGGACCGATCCGTCGCGTTCTATAGCGCCCTGCTCGGCGAGGGCCCCCATTTCCGCCGCCGCTACGACGAGCCCTACATCAGCGACATCATCGGCTACGCCGACTGCAGCCTGGAGATTGCGCTGTTCCGACTGCCGGGCACCGAGGTCGAGCTGGAGCTGCTGCGCTACTACGAGCCGCCGCCGGGCCGCGTCGATCTTGAGACCTACAACGCCGGCAACGCACACCTGTGCCTGACCGTGGACGACTGGGACGCGGCCGTCGCGCGGCTGAAGGAGTTGGGTGCGTCATTCCACCGCGAGGCGCCCGTCTGGCAAACGGCCGGCGAGTTCGAAGGCACCGGAACGCTCTACCTGCGCGATCCCGACGGCATCACGGTCGAGCTCGACATCCGCGCGCCGGTGGCGGTGGAGTAG
- a CDS encoding ABC transporter ATP-binding protein: protein MATPAAQAAGGRTQLDLDPNRQTRYWRTVLWLFRHFRPYRGRLAVAVVAMLAYSGTVVALPWTVKQAIDQLLATPGNDLLGFAASVGLFGFIAAARLATGLVHSRTMVTLSEWVVLDIRTQLVAQLQRLSMSFYDRNQVGQIMSRVQNDVEELADSLWILTLSLASFVSVFGIAAAMLAMDALLAAITLAFAALLIPSLAFWRRIAHRPIRRARETIADVTSSVQENVAGIRVVQSLNRQQQNTRAFRRVNRDNLDATLRSARYRYGLWPSVELLAALALAFIILVIGQGIGASLSAGLLVAFALYIERLFEPIRDLTGEFGQLTRSLVAADRAVELLEIEPEVRTAPDAADLPPVSGRVRYEHVHFEYEPGQPVLRDISVAVEPGETVAVVGPTGSGKTTLVSLLLRLYDVTSGRVTVDGHDLRDVTRDSLSRQIGIVPQEAFLFSATVRENIRHDRADLTDGDIVNAAKAAGAHAFITRLPDGYDTVLEERGGNLSVGQRQLISFARAVARDPRILILDEATANVDTETEVHIQQTLHRLLRGRTSFVIAHRLSTVRNADRILVLDDGRLVEQGTHEELLAQCGLYHSLYARSVLSPETE, encoded by the coding sequence ATGGCGACACCAGCCGCTCAGGCGGCCGGCGGCCGGACGCAACTTGATCTCGACCCGAATCGCCAGACGCGCTATTGGCGGACGGTGCTCTGGCTGTTCCGGCACTTCCGCCCGTACCGCGGGCGGCTGGCGGTGGCGGTCGTCGCCATGCTGGCCTATAGCGGGACGGTCGTCGCGTTGCCGTGGACGGTGAAGCAGGCCATCGACCAGCTGCTGGCGACGCCTGGAAACGATCTGCTTGGATTTGCCGCCAGCGTGGGGCTTTTCGGCTTCATCGCCGCAGCCCGCCTGGCCACGGGACTAGTCCATAGCCGGACCATGGTGACGCTAAGCGAGTGGGTGGTGCTCGATATCCGCACCCAACTCGTTGCGCAATTGCAACGCTTGTCAATGTCTTTCTATGACCGCAACCAGGTGGGGCAGATCATGTCCCGCGTCCAGAACGACGTAGAGGAGCTGGCGGATTCACTCTGGATCCTCACGTTGTCGCTGGCGAGTTTCGTGAGCGTGTTCGGCATCGCGGCCGCGATGCTGGCGATGGACGCGCTGCTGGCGGCGATCACGCTGGCGTTCGCGGCGTTGCTGATTCCCAGTCTGGCGTTTTGGCGTCGGATTGCCCACCGGCCGATTCGCAGAGCCCGCGAGACCATCGCCGACGTCACCTCCAGCGTCCAAGAGAACGTGGCGGGTATCCGCGTGGTGCAGAGTCTCAACCGCCAGCAGCAAAACACCCGCGCCTTCCGCAGGGTGAACCGGGACAACCTGGACGCCACGCTGCGATCCGCCCGCTACCGCTATGGCCTGTGGCCGTCCGTCGAGCTCCTCGCGGCTCTGGCGCTGGCGTTCATCATCCTCGTCATCGGCCAAGGGATCGGCGCGTCCCTCTCCGCCGGACTGCTGGTCGCCTTCGCGCTGTATATCGAGCGGCTCTTCGAGCCCATTCGCGACCTGACCGGCGAGTTCGGCCAGCTCACCCGGTCGTTGGTAGCGGCTGATCGGGCCGTCGAGCTCCTGGAGATCGAGCCCGAGGTGCGCACGGCGCCGGACGCGGCGGACCTGCCGCCAGTGTCCGGCAGAGTCCGGTACGAGCACGTCCACTTCGAATACGAACCCGGGCAACCCGTTCTGCGTGACATCAGCGTGGCGGTGGAGCCAGGCGAGACCGTGGCCGTGGTGGGCCCTACGGGCTCCGGCAAGACAACCCTCGTGTCGCTGCTGCTGCGGCTCTACGACGTCACCAGCGGGCGCGTGACCGTGGATGGACACGACCTGCGGGACGTCACCCGCGACTCCCTTTCGCGGCAGATCGGCATCGTGCCGCAGGAAGCTTTTCTCTTCTCGGCCACGGTGCGGGAAAACATCCGGCACGACCGGGCCGACTTGACCGACGGCGACATCGTCAACGCGGCAAAGGCCGCCGGGGCGCACGCATTCATTACGCGCCTACCCGACGGCTACGACACGGTGTTGGAAGAGCGCGGCGGCAACCTGAGCGTCGGCCAGCGGCAGCTCATCAGCTTTGCCCGGGCCGTGGCGCGAGATCCGCGAATCCTCATCCTTGACGAAGCGACGGCCAACGTTGACACGGAGACGGAAGTGCACATCCAGCAGACCCTTCACCGCCTCTTGCGGGGGCGCACTTCCTTCGTCATTGCCCACCGCCTCTCGACGGTGCGGAACGCCGACCGCATCTTGGTCCTGGACGACGGTCGCCTCGTCGAGCAGGGAACGCACGAGGAACTGCTGGCGCAGTGTGGTCTCTACCACTCGCTCTATGCGCGCTCGGTCCTAAGTCCGGAAACCGAATGA